CCTGTGTCCTGTGCGGTATGATTGGCCGTgctgtcctgtcctgtttgTGTGGAGGCGGCGGGttgtttgtgcgattttttatCGCTCGACACTAATTAAAAGTAAACATCCTGGGTGACAGACCTTTCGGTGAGTGTGAGGGCAACACACCAGCAGCGGCAGTGAAGTGGAAACGCAACCATCGAATCTTCCTCGATCGGGTGAATCGGGTGGTGTGTGGTCCACAAGGCTGGCAGTGGTGTAAAAGCCGCAATCTTGGGCCTTTTTCCTTAGcaacagagaaagaaaaacaatcgcaTCAGACTTCCGCCGTAATCTGACTGTGTGCGGCATCATTGCCAACAACAATGGACGATTATATGCCGTCCCGCTATCAGCTGCTCGGCAGAATCGGCGAAGGAGTGCACGGTGTCGTCGTAAAAGCGCGGGACCTGCAGTGTGATGACAAGATGGTGGCCATCAAAAAGCTATCGCTGCGGACAAAGTTTGGGGTGATATCGCTAAACACAGTCCGGGAGATCCGTGCCCTGCAGCACTGCCGATGTGACAATGTGCGTAAAACGTAAAcacacaagcaacaaaaaaaaaggcgctaGGCGCGCCATTTTATTGGTTGTTTTGATTCTGGTACAGTTTTAACGCTTTCCGTTTATCTCATTCGCAGGTGTTGGAGTTGCTCGATATGTATCCCGATCTGGCCGGTATTTCATTGGTGTTCGAGTACATGCCACACACACTGTACAGCAAGCTTAAAGACGAAGAAAATCCCTTATCCCGGGCAACCGTACGGCGTTACACGGGTATGCTGCTGAAAGGGCTTGCCTACCTGCACGGCATGCGCTTGATGCATCGCGATATTAAGCCGGCCAACCTGCTCATCGATCGGCACGATGTACTCAAAATAGCCGACTTCGGGTTGGCCCGCATCTACACCGAATCGAATGGACAGCAACCGGCCAAGACCTATTCACCTCAGGTTGCCACCCGATGGTACCGTGCGCCCGAAATTTTGTGGGGCTGCCAACGGTACGGTCCCTCGATAGATCTGTGGGCTAGCGGAGCCGTGTATGCCGAGATGCTTCGGGGCGTTCCGCTGTTTGCAGGTGCCACCGACATCGAGCAGCTGGCGCTTGTTGTCCGTACGCTCGGCACACCAAACCAGAAGGATTGGCCCGAAGTGCGAAGCCTTCCGGATTATAACAAAATCCGCTTTCCGAATGCGCGCGGCGAACGATGGGAGGACATCTTTCCGAGCTGTACCACTCGCGACGAGATCAACCTGGTCGATGGGCTGGTGAGGTATAATCCTGCTAAGCGTCTCACGGCAGAAGAGGTAGGTATTTTaaccttttgtgtgtgtttccggTCGTTCCACAGCTATAGTCCTTCCTGTTTTACATCCTTGTGAAGATTCTTTATTCTGCCTCCACCGGCAACTCCCCAAACTGGCCGGCTCGTGAAAGAGCAATGATGCATTGCAGGGAGCAACATTTCAAAATCATACTTCTCTGAATATCTCTTCTGAGACTGATTCTGGCATCAGTACTTGTAAAGTCCACGTTACTagtcttctctcactctcactttGTGCCAGTACacttttatttgtcttttccCATAATCTTTATACTCATTCATTGGCCAACCGTTTCCTTCTTCCTATTTTGCTTTGTCCTTATCTTGCTGACCTACCGTTGATCCCTCTCCACTCAGCTACTCTGGGCCTTTAACTATCACCCACGTATTTCATTCGCTTTATTCCCGTTTGCATGCTTTTCACTGATTATGTACGGTACGTAGGCTTTACTTCATCCCTACTTCACTGACGCAGCGGCGAGTGAAAATTAATTCGCAACAGGCATTCTGCATCCTGCCGGCCTCGCACACCATCAACGCTCCCTGGACATGCAGGATTTTAAACCCTCAGAAAATGCTGGTCCTTCAGGGAGAATGGATAAAAGCAGCAAAATCCCGACAATTTCTATTCCAACGTTCCGCTGGAGACAACGGAACAGCAAGTTGAATTTCCGGAGGCGATTCTGAAGTCCTAAGCGTAGGAGCTTTTTACTCGGTGCCAGCTGTGCAATGTAATGGGACGCAGCACACGCAATGTGGAGACCCCGTGTGTACCGAGAATCCGTGCGTCAGTGGAGCCTCATCAGGCACCGAGAAACAATAGGCAGGCAGGCTCATGTAaaggagggaagaaaaaacaaaaacaaataatacgaAACTCAAAGATAGCACACTCGGGTGCGTCCGTGTTCCGGGGGCACAGTTCGCGCTAGTTGGGACACTGTCTACCAGCAACACCGAGGCAAGCGTTCTTAGCTTCATGCAATCGGTTCAGCTTCAACGCTCTTtccattagtttttttttttttttttgtactttgttGGTGCTCCTAACGCAGACAGTGAACCATTAAACGACAATGAACTTTCTCTCACTCTGTTGCTCCCAATTACTTGAGGCGTGATACGTGGTACTCACTGGTTGGACTCTGCGAAAGGTGAAAGGCGTCTGCCAGCCTGCGGGAGATGCTGTACGTCAGAAGTGCAACCGACGGATGAAAGTGGCTACTGGCTGTGAAGAAGAGCACTAGACTACGGCCCTGTAACACCAAATCCACGCAATTATGCCGAACTTTCTCGCCACCAGCCATGCCAGGAACATCACATACTACAGCGGTAGTGTTCGTATCGTTATCCCAGCTTCGGTTTGAACATGCTGTATATaaagtaaaattatttcaatgtaTCCTAATCCACCAGCTAGCATGAACCATTTCCAAGAAAcgtatctttttctttttattcatgaagaatggcctggccgtattgctcgGAAGCGTATGTATGTTTCTTTCCAACTTTCAATACTTTATAAatcagaaagcaaaaaaagcaaggGAACGCGCCTGTAAAAGATGAGATTGTCAATAATTGTAATACGCCCCGAAATGCTCCTTTATATATTGAATTTATCACTGATTAATGCTCAACGATCACGTTCAATTAATTCAGGAACAACTGCCTACAAATACGCACTGAATTCAGCATCTTAAAACGCTCACCAAGCCTACGCGTCCAATAGCAGGTGATCAAGCCATTAAGtttcaataattcaatttttcattcattgtaAACGTATTGTACAACACTCAACATGCTAAACACGGACAGCTGCTTTCACTTGCGATGGGATATCTCAATTTCAGTTGAGTGAAAGTTATCTACGATAcgttcatttattttcattggcACGTTCCAAGAAATAATTCTAAGCTCTTGACGAGTTCTCTTCGAAAATCTCTTATACATTATGGACACACAAAAGCACGGGATAATTCAATATGAATAATGATCCTATATCGAT
This genomic window from Anopheles maculipalpis chromosome 2RL, idAnoMacuDA_375_x, whole genome shotgun sequence contains:
- the LOC126558624 gene encoding cyclin-dependent kinase 20, translating into MDDYMPSRYQLLGRIGEGVHGVVVKARDLQCDDKMVAIKKLSLRTKFGVISLNTVREIRALQHCRCDNVLELLDMYPDLAGISLVFEYMPHTLYSKLKDEENPLSRATVRRYTGMLLKGLAYLHGMRLMHRDIKPANLLIDRHDVLKIADFGLARIYTESNGQQPAKTYSPQVATRWYRAPEILWGCQRYGPSIDLWASGAVYAEMLRGVPLFAGATDIEQLALVVRTLGTPNQKDWPEVRSLPDYNKIRFPNARGERWEDIFPSCTTRDEINLVDGLVRYNPAKRLTAEEALLHPYFTDAAASEN